In Haloarchaeobius salinus, the sequence CGCGGCCGCTGTCGCCATCGCCGCCGGCACGACGCTCGCGACGGGCCAGCCGACGGTGTTCGCCCGGACACCGCTCGGCGTCGCCATCTACGCCTTCGTCGGCGTCGCGGTCCCCCAGCACGTCGTCGCGATGCAGACCGGGTCGGAGGTCCGACTCGGCTTCGCCGGACTCGCCGGCATGGGTGCACTGACCGCCATCATGGCTGGCTACGCCCGCGGCGGCATCAACGACCCCTGGTCGGTCGGCTTCGCGAGCCTGCTCATGGCCATCGTCTTCGGGAGCATCATCGGCAGCGTCGTCCGCGAGTTCCGTGCGGGCTACCGCGCCGGAACCGCCGAAGGGTCGCGCTGAGACCGTTCTCGCGTCCTCGTCCGTCGGGTGACGAGCGACAGCGGCGTCCCGCGGCCGTCCATCACCGATTTGTACTACCGGATAATACTTCCCGGTATGGACCACGACACGACACACGAGCGACGACCGGCACCCGACACGCGACCCGTCGCGCTGACCGTCGCCGGCAGCGACTCGGGCGGCGGTGCGGGCATCCAGGCCGACCTGGCGACGATGGGCGCACACGGAGCCTGGGGCACCAGCGCGGTGACGAGCGTCACGGCCCAGCACACCCGCGGCGTCGAATCCACGCACGTCCTCCCACCGGACGAGGTCGCCGCACAGGTCGACGCGGTCTTCGACGACTTCGACGTGCGGGCGGTCAAGACCGGGATGCTCGCCACCGCCCCGGTCGTCGAGACCGTCCACGAGCGACTCGCCGCGCGGGACGTCCCGGTCGTCGTCGACCCCGTGATGGTCGCCACCTCCGGCGACCGATTGCTCGACCGCGAGGCCGAATCGGCCTACGAGGACCTCGTCGCCGACGCGACGCTGGTCACGCCGAACGCCGACGAGGCGGCCGTCCTCACCGGGGTCGAACCGACCGACGTCGAGAGCGCCCGGGACGCCGCCGCCGGCCTGCTCGCGCGGGGTGCCGACGCCGCACTCGTGACGGGCGGCCACCTCGACACCGACGGCGTCGTCGACGTGCTCGCGACAGCGGACGGCGTGACCGTCTTCGAACGGCCCCGTGTCGGCGACGCCGCGACCCACGGCTCCGGCTGTACGCTCTCGGCCGCCATCGCCGCGAACCTCGCCCGCGGTGACGAACTCACCGAGGCCGTCGAGTCGGCCGTCGACTTCGTCACGCGGGCCATCCGCTACCACGCCGACGTGGGCGAGAACGGCGCGGTGAACCACCACGTCGCGGTCCGGAACGAGGCCGCCGCCCGGGAGACCATCGCCGGCGTCGAATCGGTCGTCGACGACCTCGTCGCCGCCGACGCCAGCCCCCTGATTCCGGAGGTCGGCACGAACGTCGTCGGCGCGCTCCCCGCCGCCGAATCCGTCGCCGAGACCGTCGCCGTGGACGGCCGCCTCGCCAGCGTCCACGACGGCGTCCGCGCGACCGGCGGCGTGCGCTTCGGCGCGTCCAGCCACGTCGCCCGGTTCCTGCTCTCCGCCCGCGAGTACGACCCGACCCTCCGCTTCGCCTGCAACTGCCGGTTCGACGAGTCTGTCGCCGATGCGGTGGCGGACCTCGGCTGGCCCAGCGCCACCTACGACCGCGCGGAGGAACCAGCCGACGCGAGCACGATGGACTGGGCCGGCCGGTCGACGTTCGGCGCGGCCGACGAGACCCCCGTCGCCGTCCTCGACCACGGGGCCCACGGGAAGGAGCCGATGTGCAAGCTGGTGGCGCCGGATGCCGGGGCGCTCTCGGAGCGCGTGCTCGAACTGCTGGACGCCGTCGAGGGGTGAGTTTCGGGTCGAACCGACGACTGGATTTTTAGCTGGCGCGCGTCTCGCCGCACTCGAGCGAATCGGCTGGGGAGGCGTGAGGTGCTGTGCGGGGCGGGACTGAAAGGGGCGTTCACGGGCGCTCCGCGCCCGCCGGGGCTTTCTGGCTGTTCCAGTCACCGGCGGATCACGAGCCAACAGCGATAAAAACGACCGATCTCAGGCCGTGTGAACGGTGATGGTCCGCTTCCGGTCGATGGCCTGCTCCAACTCCTCGGCGATAGCAGACCCACGCGAGACCTGCACCTCGCCGCCACGGCCGACGGTCGCGGTGAACAGGTACTCGCCGCCGGCACGCACTTCCACGGTCTCGCCGGTATGTCCGTCGACCGGCACGATGACGTGCCGCGACGTGATTTCCGGCGTGACGAGCTGGCCCTTCTCATCTGTACCGGACGCACCGGCTCCACCCGACCCACCGGACCCACTCGAACCGGTCCGGTAGTTCGGGTTCTCGTCGTGGGTGCGCACGTCGATGTCGATGCCGAGGCGGTCCTCGACGTCGGTGATGCGGCCGCCGCCCTTGCCGATGACGGCGGAGATGTCGTCGTCCTCGACGTAGACGACGGCGGTGTTCTGTCCCTTCAGCTCGACCGAGACGTGGCCGCGGGCGATGGAGCGGATCTCCCGTTCGATCTCCTGTTTGGCGATGCGGTCGACGCCGGAGTCGCTGCCGCCCTCGTCGTCGGTGAGGGGGACGGTGACGACCTGCCGGTTGAACGTGTAGATCTCGTACTCCGGCTTGCCCGTCTCGAAGTCGGTGATCTGGATGACCGGGCGGGCGAGGTCCTCGGCGGTGAGGCCGGAGGGCACCTTCACCTCGGTCCGGACGTCGTACACCTTCGCGATCTGGCCGGCCTCGATGTAGACGACGGTGTCGACGACCTGCGGGATCATGCCGAGCTCGACACGGCCGACGAGGCGCTGGAGTGCGTCGATGGCGCGGGTGGCGTGGACGACGCCGATCATGCCGACGCCGGCGAGGCGCATGTCCGCGAACACCTCGAAGTCGTTCGTCTTCCGGACCTCGTCGTAGATGGTGTAGTCGGGCCGGACCATCAGCAGGGCGTCGGCGGTGTTGGCCATCTCGCCGTCGAGCTCGGTGTACTGTGTGATCTCCGGGCCGACCTGGAGGTCGCGCGGTTTCTCCATCGTCTTGACGGAGTAGTCGTGGTCGGCGATGAACCGGGCGACGGCCTGCGCGAACGTGGACTTCCCCGCGCCGGGTGCGCCGGAGATGAGGACGCCGCGCTGGCGTTCGAGCAGTCGCTCCTTGAGCTCGTCGGCGTGCTCGTAGTCCTCCATGTCCGTCTGGGCGATGGGTCGGACGGCGGTGATCTCGATGCCGTCGGAAAAGGGCGGGCGGGCGACCGCGATGCGGTAGTCGCGGAACTGGACGATGTCCATGCCGTTCCGGGAGAGCTCGAGGAAGCCGTCGCGGGACTCCTTGGCGGCGTTGACGACCTCGGTGGCGTACTCGTCCATCGTCTCGTCGGAGAGCGGCTCGTCGGCGACCTCCACGTAGTGCATCTCGCCGAGCGCGCCGCGTTTCGCCATCGGGACCGCGCCCGCCTTCAGGTGGACGCTCATCGTCTCGTCGTCGAAGTAGTTCTGCACCTGCAGGCGGTCGATCTCCGTCTTCCCGCGCACCTCCGCGGAGACGAACGCCACGTCGAGGCCCTTCGCCTTCGCGACCTCGGCCTGGACGACGTCGCTGGTGAGGAACGTGGCCCCCAGTTCGGCGGCGAGGTCGCGGATGAGCGCGTCGATCTCGCCCTCGGCGGCGTGGCCGCGCTCGACCGCGTCCGGGCGCTCGCCGACGTATTCGAGTTCGATGCGCCCCTCGTCGGCGAGGTCGGCGAGGCGCTGGAGCTCCTCGAGCCCGTCCCAGCCCGTGTCGAACCCCTCGTTGGCCTGCGATTCCAGCTCCGCGACGACGGCTTCGGGGACCTGAATGGTGGCCCCCTCGTACTCGCCGTCGTCGACCTTGGCGGACACGCGGCCGTCGATGACCACGCTCGTGTCCGGTACGACGTTCATACGTGCAGTAGGGCCGTCGCGGTTGATAAGGGGCCGGGTCCGTGGCTGCACGACGACGGTCACCGCCGGCGACCCGGCCCGCACGAGGGGGCCGATTCCAGCGCGCTGGGAACGACCCCCTCCTGATTCTTCCCCCGAACCCGTTCGGCCACGACATGGACCCCTCGAAGGAGTTCGGGTTGGGTGGACTGAACCGGTTCGTGGAGGCGGCCTCGCTCACCGGCGAGATCGGACTCGACGACGACGAGATCGCGTGGCGGAAGGAGTTCGTCGGCTTCGACGCCGAGGACGAACGCCGCCTCGACGACCTCGAACCGTTGCTCCGGGCGAACCAGGACGCCATCGCCGACGCGTTCTACGACAACCTCACGCAGTACGAGCAGACGACCCGGGTCATCGAGCGCTCGCCGAAGGGTGTCGACCAGCTCAAGCGCACGCAGAAGGCGTACCTCGTCTCGCTCGCGACCGGCGACTACGACGAGGACTACTTCACGAACCGGGCACGCATCGGGAAGCTGCACGAGATACTCGACATGCCGCTGAAGCAGTACGTGGGTCAGTACGGGCTCTACTACGACCTCATCCTCTCGCGGGTCGACGAGCGAGTCCAGACCCAGGTGGTCGACGCCATCGAGGACTGGGTCGAGGAACGCGAGGCGACCGACGGCGGCCTCGACCGCGTCGTCGGCGCGCTCCGGGGGCTCGGGGGCGACGACGGGGACGACGGGCTGGACGAGTCGCTGGAGGCCACCGTCCGGGACGCCATCCACGACGGGATGCAGGACGTGCTCGCGGTACTGCGCATCCTCAACCTCGACCTGCAGGTCGCCAGCGACACGTACGTCGACTCCTACAGCCAGCGCCTGGAGCGCGCCATCGACGCCCAGCGCGAGCTCGCGACGGAGGTCGAACGGGACGTCCAACCCCCCGTCGTCCAGCTGAAGCAGTCCTCCGCCGCCGTCGCCGAGAGCGCGACGACGATTCGGGACCACGCCGAGGGGCAGGCCGAGGGTGCGGCTGCAGCGGCCGCCGACGTCGAGGAGGTCAGCGCGGCCGCCCAGGAGGTCGCCTCGGTCGCCGACGACGTCCGGGAGACGAGCGAGCGCGCGGCCGCCGAGGCGAGCGAGGGGGTCGACGCGGGCGAACGCGCCCTCGACGCGCTCGAATCCGTCGAGGGGACGACCGAGGACCTGCTCGCCGCCGCCGAGACGGTCGAGGCCCGCGCCGACGACATCGAGGACGTCGTCGACCGCGTCGAGAACCTGGTCGACCGGACCGCCGTGCTGGCGACGAACGCGAAGGTCGAGGCGAAGCGGGGCGGCGGCGGTGGCCCGGCCGAGACCATCGCGTCCGAGCTGGAGACGTTCGTGCGCCGGACCCGCGACGACATCGAGGAGGTCGCGGCGGCCGCCGACGCCCTCCAGCACGAGGCGGCGACGACCCGCGAGGCGGTCGCCGACGCGAACGACAGCGTCCGGGCGGGCCGGGCCGAGGTCGCCGCGGCGGTCGACACCCTCGACGACCTGGAGGGCGTCGTCGACGACGCGGCGCACGGGATGGAGGAGGTGGCGGCCGCCGCCGACCAGCAGGCCCGGAGCGTCGTCGAGATCTCGGAGACCGTGGAGTCGCTCGCGAACGCGGCCGAGTCGGTGGCCTCGGAGGCGCAGTCGGTCGCGAGCGCGAGCGAGGAGCAGGCCGCCAGCGCGAGACACGTCGCCGAGTCGGTCGAGCGGCTCTCGACCGACCCCATCGAGGAACAGGTGCCCGTGTACGAGCGGGTCTGAGTCGTCGTCCGGTCGGGTCCGTCGGCGCGTCGTCCCGCCGCGACAACGCTCTTGTCCCGGGCGACCACAGGTGAGCCATGGACGAACTCACCGCACTCACCCGCGACCTCGTCGCCATCCCGAGCCACGACGGCGAGGCCGCGGCGGGCGACTTCGTCGAGGAGTGGCTCCGGACGGAGACCGACGCCGAGGTGACCCGCGACGACGCCGGCGACGCGGACCGCGGCGGGAACGTGCTCGCCCGGCGCGGCGCGACCGACGACCCCGACGCACCCACGCTCGCGCTCGTCGGCCACCACGACGTGGTGCCGCCGGACGAGACCCAGGTCGACACCGACGGCAGCTACGTCGTCAGGGAGCGCGACGGCCGGCTCTACGGACGCGGCACCGCCGACATGAAGGGGGCCGACGCGGCGATGCTGCTCGCGTTCCGCGACGCCGAGCTGGGGCCGGAGCCCGACCACGAGCTCGTCTTCGCCTCCTTCGTCGGCGAGGAGGTCGGCGGCATCGGTGCCCGACACGCCATCGACGCCGGATTCGCCCCCGACTGGGCGCTCGTCGCCGAGGGCTCGACGGGCTACTCCGACCCCGGCGTCCTCGACGTGGCGGTCGCGCACAAGGGTCGGCGGGGGAGCACCGTGACGGCGCGGGGGGAGGCCGCCCACGCCAGCGTCCCCGAGTCGGGCGAGAACGCGGTGTACCGGGCCTGCGACGCGGTGGACGTCGTCCGCGAGCTCGACTGGCCGACGGTCACCGTCGCCGGCGAGGAGCTCTCGGGTAGCGTCGTCGTCACCGGCATCGACGGGGGATCGGCGTGGAACGTCGTCCCCGAGTCCTGCGAGGTGACCGTCGACGAGCGCACCGTGCCCGGCGAGCGTGCCGACCTCGGCCGGGTCGAGGAGCTGGCGGGCGTCGAGTGGACCGTCGACCAGGACCTCCCGCCGATGCGCTGCTCGGACGACGCCTTCGCCGACGCCGTGCTCGATTCGGTCCGAGAGGTGCAGGACGGCGCGGGCGAACTCGTCACGAAACCGCACGCGACCGACGCCGGCTGGCTCGCCCAGGAAGGGACCGCCTGCGTCGTCTGTGGCCCCGCCGAACCCGGCGAGGCCCACACCGCCGAGGAGAGCGTCTCCCTCGACATGCTCGAACGCTGCTACGAGAGCTACCGGCGGCTCGCGGCTGACTGGACCGGGTAGGCGACGAGGTCGGTCGTCGACTCAGTCGTCGGTCGCGGCGGCCTCCTCGACCGGCACCGCCGCCGAGTCGGTGCCCGCCGGGAGTTCGTCGACGAGCACGACCGACTCGCCCTCGACTGCGGCCTCGCCGTCCTCGTCGTACACCGCCACGTCCAGCCGGTACTTCGCGCCCGCCATGTCCTCGGTCACCCGGCCGACCGCCGTCGCCACGTCGCCGACGCCGATGGGGCCCATGAACCGGAGGTCCTGCGAGAGGTAGATGACCAGCCCCGGCAGTCGCGCCAGCGCCGCCGAGACGACTCCGGTCGTGAGTACCCCGTGGACGATGCGCTCGCCGAAGCGCGTCTGCGCCGCGAACTCGCCGTCGAGATGGAGCCGGTTCGTGTCGCCGCTGGCCGCCGCGAACGACTGCACGTCCTCGTCCGTCAGCCGCTTGCGGAACCGCACCACGTCGCCGACGTCCAGCCCGTCCGCGGTGCCCTCGCCCGCGAACTCCCAGTCCGGGTGGTCGTACGCCATCTCCGGGCTGTCGGCGGGCAGATGCGGGTGTGGGTCGAACTCGAACGCCGCGTCCACCCGCCGTCGCCGCTCGGTCAGGTGCGGCAGGTAGTCCGCGAGATCGCTCACCGCGACGATCCCGACCAGCTCGCCGTCGTCGACGACCGGGAACCGCTCCACGTCGTGCTGCTCGAACAGCGCCGCCGCCCGTTCGAGCGTCGCATCGGGGTGGATGGTGATCAGGTCGGCAGCCATGACGGTGCCCACCGTCACCTCGTCCGGGTCCAGCGCGTCCGCGAGCACGTCGACCAGATCCGTCTCCGTGACGATCCCGACGGGTTCGTCGGCTTCGATAACGACGAGCGAGCCCACGTCCGCGGCCGACAGCTCGCGGGCGGCCGCCCGGACCGTCGTCTCGGGTCTCGTCGTCAAGACCTCGCGGGTCATGCAGTCCGCGACCGAGAGTGGAACGAGCATGGTTGGACGTATCGTGGCGTCGTTGTATGTACCCACCGCCGCGGAATGAGGAAGTTCATAGGTTCCGAATCGAAACAGCCACCCATGGCAACGGAAGCCGCCCAGCACTCCGATACCTACGAGGAGTTCATCACGCTCGTCCAGCGGATCTCGAACGTCGGTGGCGCACAGTCGGTGCTCAACTGGGACCAGGAGGTCATGATGCCCGAGGAGGGCACACCGGCCCGGTCGAAGCAGCTCTCGGCGCTCTCGGCGGTGAGCCACGAGCTGCTCACCGGCGCGGAGATGGCGGGCTACCTCGACGAACTGGCGGAGGCAGATCTCGACGCCGAACAGCAGGCCGTCGTCCGCGAAGTGCGCCGGAAGTACGAGCGCGCCGCCCGCGTGCCGACGGACCTCGTCGAGACGATCTCCCAGACCGCCGCCGAGGCCCACCCGCTCTGGAAGGAGGCCAAGGAGGAGGACGACTTCTCCATCTTCGCGCCGAAGCTGGAGGAGCTGGTCGAGCTGAAACGGGAGTACGCCGCACACATCGACCCCGACCGCGACCCGTACGCGGTGCTGTTCGAGGACTACGAGCCGTACCTCGGCCTCGACACCGCCGAGGAGACGCTGACCGAGCTCCGCGACGAGCTCGTCCCGCTCGTCGAGGACATCCGCGCGTCCGACGCCGACCTCGCGACGCCGTTCGAGGGCGAGTTCGACGCCGACACGCAGGAAGAGCTGGCCCGCGACGTACTCGACACGCTCGGCTACGACTGGGACCGCGGCCGCCTCGACGTCGCGCCGCACCCGTTCTCGACGGGCAACCAGTTCGACGCCCGCGTGACGACCCGGTTCGACGAGTCGGACCCGCTCGGCGCGCTCACCTCGACCATCCACGAGTTCGGCCACGCGACGTACACCCTCGGCCTGCCCGACGAACACTACGGCACGCCGCTGGGCGAGTCCCGCGACCTGACCGTCCACGAGAGCCAGAGCCGCCTCTGGGAGAACCACGTCGGCCGCTCCGAGCCGTTCTGGGACCGGTTCCTCCCCGCCATGCAGGAGCGCTTCCCGGGGGTCGACGACGCCACGCCGCGTGACGTGTACGAGGCCGCCAACACCGTCAAGGAGGACAACCTCGTCCGCGTCGA encodes:
- a CDS encoding CBS domain-containing protein, producing MLVPLSVADCMTREVLTTRPETTVRAAARELSAADVGSLVVIEADEPVGIVTETDLVDVLADALDPDEVTVGTVMAADLITIHPDATLERAAALFEQHDVERFPVVDDGELVGIVAVSDLADYLPHLTERRRRVDAAFEFDPHPHLPADSPEMAYDHPDWEFAGEGTADGLDVGDVVRFRKRLTDEDVQSFAAASGDTNRLHLDGEFAAQTRFGERIVHGVLTTGVVSAALARLPGLVIYLSQDLRFMGPIGVGDVATAVGRVTEDMAGAKYRLDVAVYDEDGEAAVEGESVVLVDELPAGTDSAAVPVEEAAATDD
- the thiD gene encoding bifunctional hydroxymethylpyrimidine kinase/phosphomethylpyrimidine kinase, whose amino-acid sequence is MDHDTTHERRPAPDTRPVALTVAGSDSGGGAGIQADLATMGAHGAWGTSAVTSVTAQHTRGVESTHVLPPDEVAAQVDAVFDDFDVRAVKTGMLATAPVVETVHERLAARDVPVVVDPVMVATSGDRLLDREAESAYEDLVADATLVTPNADEAAVLTGVEPTDVESARDAAAGLLARGADAALVTGGHLDTDGVVDVLATADGVTVFERPRVGDAATHGSGCTLSAAIAANLARGDELTEAVESAVDFVTRAIRYHADVGENGAVNHHVAVRNEAAARETIAGVESVVDDLVAADASPLIPEVGTNVVGALPAAESVAETVAVDGRLASVHDGVRATGGVRFGASSHVARFLLSAREYDPTLRFACNCRFDESVADAVADLGWPSATYDRAEEPADASTMDWAGRSTFGAADETPVAVLDHGAHGKEPMCKLVAPDAGALSERVLELLDAVEG
- a CDS encoding carboxypeptidase M32, with amino-acid sequence MATEAAQHSDTYEEFITLVQRISNVGGAQSVLNWDQEVMMPEEGTPARSKQLSALSAVSHELLTGAEMAGYLDELAEADLDAEQQAVVREVRRKYERAARVPTDLVETISQTAAEAHPLWKEAKEEDDFSIFAPKLEELVELKREYAAHIDPDRDPYAVLFEDYEPYLGLDTAEETLTELRDELVPLVEDIRASDADLATPFEGEFDADTQEELARDVLDTLGYDWDRGRLDVAPHPFSTGNQFDARVTTRFDESDPLGALTSTIHEFGHATYTLGLPDEHYGTPLGESRDLTVHESQSRLWENHVGRSEPFWDRFLPAMQERFPGVDDATPRDVYEAANTVKEDNLVRVEADELTYHMHIVVRFEIERELISGELDVEDVPEVWNDKYEQYLGIRPDTDAEGCLQDIHWSHGSFGYFPTYSLGSVLAAQLYEAAEDDLGNLDERTRDGEFEDLHGWLTEQVHQHGCLYTTDDLVREATGEGFTADYFLDYVTEKYGALYDLN
- a CDS encoding M20 family metallopeptidase — translated: MDELTALTRDLVAIPSHDGEAAAGDFVEEWLRTETDAEVTRDDAGDADRGGNVLARRGATDDPDAPTLALVGHHDVVPPDETQVDTDGSYVVRERDGRLYGRGTADMKGADAAMLLAFRDAELGPEPDHELVFASFVGEEVGGIGARHAIDAGFAPDWALVAEGSTGYSDPGVLDVAVAHKGRRGSTVTARGEAAHASVPESGENAVYRACDAVDVVRELDWPTVTVAGEELSGSVVVTGIDGGSAWNVVPESCEVTVDERTVPGERADLGRVEELAGVEWTVDQDLPPMRCSDDAFADAVLDSVREVQDGAGELVTKPHATDAGWLAQEGTACVVCGPAEPGEAHTAEESVSLDMLERCYESYRRLAADWTG
- a CDS encoding globin-coupled sensor protein — translated: MDPSKEFGLGGLNRFVEAASLTGEIGLDDDEIAWRKEFVGFDAEDERRLDDLEPLLRANQDAIADAFYDNLTQYEQTTRVIERSPKGVDQLKRTQKAYLVSLATGDYDEDYFTNRARIGKLHEILDMPLKQYVGQYGLYYDLILSRVDERVQTQVVDAIEDWVEEREATDGGLDRVVGALRGLGGDDGDDGLDESLEATVRDAIHDGMQDVLAVLRILNLDLQVASDTYVDSYSQRLERAIDAQRELATEVERDVQPPVVQLKQSSAAVAESATTIRDHAEGQAEGAAAAAADVEEVSAAAQEVASVADDVRETSERAAAEASEGVDAGERALDALESVEGTTEDLLAAAETVEARADDIEDVVDRVENLVDRTAVLATNAKVEAKRGGGGGPAETIASELETFVRRTRDDIEEVAAAADALQHEAATTREAVADANDSVRAGRAEVAAAVDTLDDLEGVVDDAAHGMEEVAAAADQQARSVVEISETVESLANAAESVASEAQSVASASEEQAASARHVAESVERLSTDPIEEQVPVYERV
- a CDS encoding PINc/VapC family ATPase, coding for MNVVPDTSVVIDGRVSAKVDDGEYEGATIQVPEAVVAELESQANEGFDTGWDGLEELQRLADLADEGRIELEYVGERPDAVERGHAAEGEIDALIRDLAAELGATFLTSDVVQAEVAKAKGLDVAFVSAEVRGKTEIDRLQVQNYFDDETMSVHLKAGAVPMAKRGALGEMHYVEVADEPLSDETMDEYATEVVNAAKESRDGFLELSRNGMDIVQFRDYRIAVARPPFSDGIEITAVRPIAQTDMEDYEHADELKERLLERQRGVLISGAPGAGKSTFAQAVARFIADHDYSVKTMEKPRDLQVGPEITQYTELDGEMANTADALLMVRPDYTIYDEVRKTNDFEVFADMRLAGVGMIGVVHATRAIDALQRLVGRVELGMIPQVVDTVVYIEAGQIAKVYDVRTEVKVPSGLTAEDLARPVIQITDFETGKPEYEIYTFNRQVVTVPLTDDEGGSDSGVDRIAKQEIEREIRSIARGHVSVELKGQNTAVVYVEDDDISAVIGKGGGRITDVEDRLGIDIDVRTHDENPNYRTGSSGSGGSGGAGASGTDEKGQLVTPEITSRHVIVPVDGHTGETVEVRAGGEYLFTATVGRGGEVQVSRGSAIAEELEQAIDRKRTITVHTA